DNA from Gracilinanus agilis isolate LMUSP501 chromosome 3, AgileGrace, whole genome shotgun sequence:
CAAACATTATCACACCTGactctcataacaactctggagAGAGGTTCCCTCATGATCCCTCTCTTTTTaaagtggaggaaactgaggcaaacaggttaagtgacttgaccagggtcacaccccaagtatctgaggctggatttgaactcagatcttgcccGATTCCTGGTCCAGCCAAGTGAATGGCtaaaagatggaaaagagaatgagctGGGACGGGCAGGTCAGTCGGTGCAGTGGAGAGCCGAACAGGCtcgactggaggtcagcagagaagcTGGGGCAGGAGAGGGAGGTCTGAGAAGCTCCAGCAGCCAGGTGGTCATTAGAGGGATGCAGGCCGTGAGGAGGGAGCAGGAGAACCAGGGGCCAGCGGCCTTGTCGTCCGTGGGGGGCTTGAGGGGGGCCCCCCGGGTCCGGGAAGGGCGCCTCTGGCCCGGAGGCCAGCACAGGTGGAGGCCTGCCTCCTGGGGGGAGCCGCATGGGTGGgaggctgccccccccccaggccaTCCATTCCCAGGTGGGGGTTAGACTCTACCACAGAGAAGAGGGGGGTCTGCCTCAGATGGAGGTCTGAGCTACAGacgagaagggaggagagagcaaGGGAGCCTGGGAACCGGGAGGGAAGGGCCCAGGGACGCTTCTTCCAGGGGGGGAGCTCAGGGCCACCGGCCTCCAGGCTTTCTCAAAAGGCCAGAAGAGGTTCTTGGGGGGGCGGGCCAAGCCCTGGGGATCTGGAACCGGGCAGACAAAGCAAGCCAGCAGGCCAGCTACAGGGCGAAGAGGCCGTAAAGAACAAGTCGGGCTCGGCATCCCCaggactcgagttcaaatcttcccCTCGTCGTCTGTAAAGTGGGCAGGTGAAGAAAGCGGCTTTGCCACGGAGCCCAAATGGAAGGGTCGGCCTCAGCGGAAACCCCGGCCCGGCAAGGGTGGGCAAGCCTTGGAGCTCGACCAGGGATTCGGGCTGAGGCCTAAGGGAAGCCCAGcagggcaggaggaggaggagaggggccAGGGGGGGAAGGCGCCCGGAGAGCCGGGCCTGGAggcttcccttctttcctctctcttagaATCCAGGCTGggcactggttccaaggcagaggagggcAAAGGGCCAGGCTGttgggttgaagtgacttgcgcagggtcacacggCGGGGAAGTgcctggagccagatttgaacccaggcccaaCCCCGGGAGATGGGGAGAGCCCAGAGGCTGCTGTCACTGGATCAGAGAGTTCCTGCGGGCCAGTAAGGTAGGAAGGGGGGGGGACGGGGGCGGGGCCGAAAGGGAGGGGGCCGAGGCGTCCCTGCACcgcccttgggggggggggcggcggcGGGAAGCCCGGCCCCGGCCCAggctcttctttccctccttccccagcgGCCGCCATGAGCCTGCGGCCCGAGGCCAACTggacggcggcggcggcggcgcggCGGGACTTCGTGCTGCTGGGCTTCTCGGGCTGGCCGCGGGGGCTGCGCGCCGGGCTCTTCGCGCTCGGGCTGCCGCTGTACGCCGCCACGCTGGCCGGGAACCTGCTGATCGTGGGCCTGGCGGCGGCCGACCGCGCGCTGCGCACGCCCATGTACTTCTTCCTGGGGGCGCTGTCGGCCGTCGAGGTGGCCTACACGCTGGTGCTGACGCCGCGCACGCTCGTCGGCTTCCTGCTGCCCCCCGGCGGCCAGCCGCTGCCCCCCGCCGCGTGCGCCGCGCAGATGGGCCTCTTCGTGGCGCTGGGCGGCACCGAGTGCCTGCTGCTGGCCGCCATGGCGCTGGACCGCTACCTGGCCATCTGCCGCCCGCTGCGCTACCCGCAGCTCGTCACGCCGGGCCTGTGCTGGCGGCTGCTGGCGGGCTGCGGCGCGGGCGGCGCCGGCCTGGCGCTGCCGCTCACGGCCGCCATCTTCCGGCTGCCCTTCTGCCGCGGCCGCCGCGTCAACCACGTGTTCTGCGACCTGCCGGCGCTGCTGGCGCTCGCGTGCGGGGACAAGGCGCTGCAGGAGCGCGCGCTGCTGGCCGCCTGCCTGCTGCTGCTCGTGCTGCCGCTCGCGCTCATCCTGCTGTCGTACGCGCGCGTGCTCGCCACCATCCTGCGCCCCGCCCCCGCCGCCCCcggcgccgccgccgccgccgccgccgagGGCCGCCGCAAGGCGCTGGCCACCGTGGCGTCGCACCTCACCGTGGCCGTCCTGCACTACGGCAGCGCCACGGCCATGTACGCGCGGCCGCTCGAGGGCCGCTCGCTGGAGCACGACAAGCTCGTCTCGCTGGTCTACATCTACCTGACGCCGCTCC
Protein-coding regions in this window:
- the LOC123239237 gene encoding olfactory receptor 10AC1-like, which translates into the protein MSLRPEANWTAAAAARRDFVLLGFSGWPRGLRAGLFALGLPLYAATLAGNLLIVGLAAADRALRTPMYFFLGALSAVEVAYTLVLTPRTLVGFLLPPGGQPLPPAACAAQMGLFVALGGTECLLLAAMALDRYLAICRPLRYPQLVTPGLCWRLLAGCGAGGAGLALPLTAAIFRLPFCRGRRVNHVFCDLPALLALACGDKALQERALLAACLLLLVLPLALILLSYARVLATILRPAPAAPGAAAAAAAEGRRKALATVASHLTVAVLHYGSATAMYARPLEGRSLEHDKLVSLVYIYLTPLLYPAIYTLRNHDMQDALRRALGRRHLRRP